TACCGTGTACTATAGGGAATGCAACGTCTATCGTTGCATATACGTTGTTGCCGAATCTCTTTCCGGGATAAAGCACAAGCTGTACCTTTCCGCCGTCATTTACAAGTATCACCCTCCGGCTTTCCTTGAGAAGCGATTTCAGATTCCTGTATGATGCGATGTTTCCTATTTTTTCTCCGACATACATTTCATTGTTTTTTGTAATGTATACGGGTATCACCTCGTACTTATCCTTGTTTATGGAATTGCAAGCCTGAAGTGCGGATATGATGGATACCTCATGCTCAACGCTTTTTCCTCCGAAAAATACACCTACTCTGATTTTCATGTTCTTATCCTTTCTTTATGTCAATTAAGTATTATCTGTGCTTGTTTGTGAGCTTTCCGTCCTGTAGCTGAGATCTCTCAGGTCAATATTCACTCTGACATAATCGCCGTATGAAAGTACAACGCTCTTTGCTTTTTCGGGAACTATGTAGCAGACATAGCCGTCCGAGCCGATCCCTGCGGAGAGAGCCACTGAAGTGCTGAAGCTCTTTCCTTCGTCAAAGCCCCACGCTCTGTCGCAGCCTATATCGCCGTCATAGACGCAATTAAGGTCATTGGAAAGCCACTGCTTTTCATCGGTTGTGTTCTTGACTTTCAGGTGGAACGCAACATACATATAGCCCTTATCCGCTCCGCCGTACATAATATCCGTTCTGAAAACCTCATCGCAGATAAAGCTGTATTCGTCTGTCTGAGCGGTTTCGTTGAAGTTTACACGCTGTACCTCCTGAGTTGCTGAGGATTCTTCTGCAAATGAGATTTCTTCTATGTAACCGTTATTGTTGTCAAAGTTGTCACCGATGTTGTCGCCGATTACCGAGAAGATTCCGCCGATTACGGAAATAATGATACCTATTACCGTAGGTGCAAAGAACATTATAATGAAAACCGTTATAATTGTCTTTACGATTTTTTGCTGCTGAGAAGCGTTATTCCGAGAGCTGTTTACATTGCTCTGTGACGGCTGTTGTGAGGCATTATACTCATTCTGACGCATCTCCTGTCTGCGTCTGTATTCTTCCTCTTTCCTTTTCTTTTCCTCACGGTATGCTTTTACACCCGCATTGTTGTCAAACGGTGCGCCGCACTGTGTACAGCAGTTTTCATGTTCTACATCCAGCTTTGCTCCGCAGTAATCGCAAAATATGTCCATAATATCTCCCTCGTTTTAAACTTTTGCTTTACACAATATCAATAATTATCCGGCAGATCGTTTTCAAGAAGAACTATCTTCTTTTCTCCGCCTGTCTTTATATTTTCAACCTTTGCAAGAGCCTCGTTCAGATTCTTTGCAACATATGTCTTTTCTTCGGGGTATCCCTTTGCTTTAAGACCGTCAACTATCGGCACTGCCTGACGTTCGCCTACTGCGATAACAAAGTCGCAAATTTCAGCCGCCTGTTCTCCGAAACGCTTGTTAAGCTCGTATTCCTTTTCGCCAAGCTCAACCATTCCCGGTGAAACAAGTATCTTAAAGCCGTCGAATACGGCGAGCGTATCAAGAGCCGCCTTTGCGCCTGTAGGATTTGAATTGAAAGCGTCGTCTATTATCGTCTTGTTTGTACCCTTGATTATCTGCAATCTGTGCGGAACGCATTCAAGACGCTTGACAGGCATAACAAGGTCAGCAAACGGAACGCCGAGCGTATTTGCAACGGCTATCGCACCGACTATATTCTGTACGTTGTGACTGCCGATGAGCTTTGTCGCAAACTGCTTTTCTTCATTACCGTTGTGAACCGTGAACTGTGTGCCGTTCTCGCTGACGGAAATATTGTCCGCATAATAATCCGTGCCGCCGCCGAGCGAATAGGTCACCTTGTTCTTATTGCACTCGTGCTTTGCTATATATTCGTTATCGTAATTGAGGAATATAATGCCGTCCTTGTCGGGAAGGCTGTCGGCAAGCTCGAATTTTGTCTTTATTATATTGTCGATTGACTTGAATGTTTCGAGATGCTGAGGGCCTATCGACGTGATGATTCCGTGCTTTGGCTTTACTATATCGCAGATTTCCTTGATTTCGCCGACATTCTTAGCGCCCATTTCGCACAGGAATATTTCGTGCGTTGCGTTAAGCTGTCCACGCACCACCTTTACAACACCCATAGTCGTATTGTAGCTTTCGGGGGTCATAAGTACGTTGTACTTTGCGCCGAGCAGCTTTTCAAGATAGAACTTTGTGCTTGTTTTGCCGTAGCTTCCTGTAAGTCCTACTACGGTAAGGTCGGGAAGACCGTTTATTATACGCTTTGCGTCATTGATATAATGACGGTTTATCATAAGTTCGATCGGCTTATTTATAAGGTTTGCAAGCATTGCCATAACAAGCGTTAAAATCTGTACGCACATTGTTATTGCAAGCGAAGCGTAACCCATTCCGAGCGTCAGGAATACAAGCAGGATCAAAAGTACATAAAGGATAACCGATGTCACCGTCATTCTCATTACTCTCGGAGTGAACACCAGCTTTTTCTTTGCCTTTTTCGGCGCAGAGAACACAATGCCAAGGAACAGAAAAGCCGCCGCTATAAAGCAGGTGGACGCATTTGTTTCGCCGCATATAATAAATGTAAGTATCGCACCTATTGTAAACACATGGCGCATTATAACATCTTTTATATTCTTTCCTATCCACTTGAACTGCTCATCGGCGTGATAAGAGTTCAGCTGGAACATATGCATATAGTGTATAAAATTAAGTCCGCACGATGCGCCGAGTGCCATACCGAGTACGGCAACGGCGATTAAACGTAAAATATCCAAAATAAATTCTCCGTTCTGTTTTATTTAATGTCAAGGAATGACGCCAATACTCTTGAGAATGTGTACCAGCCCTCAAGAAAAGCATAGTGTCCCGCACCTTCGATAGTAACAAGTCCGCTGTCTTTTATAAGCTCGCTCATTTTAACCCCGTCAGACAGGGGAGTAGCGTCGTCCTTATCCCCCCATATAAGCAGGGTGGACTGCTTTATTTCGGGCAGGAGATAAGTCAGATCCTCGTTTACTACCTTTACAAGCGTTGCCCTCATTACAGGCGATGCCGCAAGATAATCTGCACTGCCTCGCTTGTTCCTCATATTTTCAACGGCATCGGGAAACAGCTTTTTCATAGGTGCGGTACTCATTACCGCCTTGCCCATTTTATATGTCCGTGTTTTGATTTTTGAGGATACGCTCTGTTTCGGCTTGATTCCGGCACTGTCCGTAAGAATTATCTTTTCGGGTGTCAGCACGGGTTTTTCACGGGTAACAGCCTTTATTATAACTCGGCCGCCGAAGCTGTGTCCGAGTACAACGGTCGGTACGATGCCGAGCTTTTTGCAGAATGTGCCGATGAAGTCAACATAATCGTCAACGCACCACGGCTTTTTCGGCTCGTCGCTTTCGCCAAAGCCCGCCATATCGGGCGCAACCACTCTCATATGAGACGACAGCATATCGACAATATTTTTGAACAGCGTAATATTACTGCCCCAGCCGTGAAGAAGGAGAATTATCCCTCTGCCGTTATCTTCGCCCTCATCAATATAGTTTATTCTTAAATCGTTTATATCAATAAACAAGGTCGTTCTTACCTTTCGGTTTGATTAAAATTAAACATCGGACGGAATTTTCACACACTCCGCCATTGTTTATTATATTATTTTTACGCTGTGATGTCAAGAAAAATAACTGTAAAGTGTTTCTGTGCGTCTTACGGGATTTATAATCGCTATGCACAAAAAAATCCGCCGTCTGCCTTCAGGCAAACAGCGGAAGTGATATATTATCGGTAAATGCGGTAAAAACGGCGTTTTACCGGCTGTACTGCCGTCATTCGTCTACATTCTTGAGAGCGTCGGCAAGAGGCACTTTCTTTATCTTTCTTGTAAGAGCAAGTGCGATAACGGCAAATGAACCGATGCCGATAAGAGCGGTTTTTACATATACCGGAACAAAAGACCTGTAGGGAAGCCAGCCCGGATAATCACGCATGAAGAAGACGAACAGCTGACCGAGCAGATAGTCTGACAGCGGTATGGTGACAAGCAGTGTGACAGCCGTTACAATAGCGGTGGTCGCAATATATATGCCGTTTATCTCACTGTTCCTGTATCCGAGTATCTTTGTCATAGAAATGGACTGTGCGTTCTTTTCGATTATTATCTTGGACAGCAGATAGATTATCAGCACATACATTATAACGCCGAAAAAGACAAAGATATTCATCATATTGCCCATCGACCTTGTAAGCTGACGTGATACCTTTGTAAGATCGTCAACCGTTATCTCGGTCGCAATATAAAGGTCGTCTATATCGCTTATTTCCGACTTTGAGAAATAGCCCGTGAAATAGTCTTTATCGCAGTCGAACTTTTCATTGAATGCGTCCTTGTCCATAAATACCGTAAGCGTTGACGGGTAGTAGTAAACTCCGCCCACCCTGAACTTGTATTCCTTTGAGCCGAACTGTTCCCTGAGTGTTATTTCATCGCCTGCTTTGATACCGTGCTTTTCCGAGTAGGCATTTGAAATATAAACCTCGTTGTCGCTAAGCGGCAAGTCAACGTATCTGCTGTTTTTCGCAATGCCGTAAACGGTTATTTCCTCGCTTTTGAGCGCACCCTCGATAGTTTTGAGAGTTGTTGCGGAAAACTTTTCAGCATCCTTGTTTTCCGTTTCGACCTGAGCCTTCAGAAGATACTGGTGATCTGCAAGCAGATTGGAGGTTATCTCCTGCTGATAGTTGTCAAGCACAGGACCTAAAACAAGTCCGAACATCACAAGAACATTACCGAGCAGTGCGCCTATGACCATCATAATGTAGTTAGGCATATTCTGGAACAGTACACGCAGCCTGAAACGCTTCATAATGCCGATTCTGGTGTTAAGCCTGAACGCCTTTTTCTTCTTTCTGCGTGAAAGGTCATGGCGGATAAACTGAAGCGGCGACAGGCTCAGCTTTCTTGTCAGCATCAACAGGTCGATGATGAATACGATTATTATAGGTATTACCGTTGTGTTTATAAATGCCTGAGGATTCCACAGCGTAACGTAGGTCGGCAGGCTGTAGCTTCCGTAATATGCGCTTGCCGCATAGTCCTTTAAAACCGTGTAGCCGAGTATGTTTCCGACAACCGCACCTGCAAATACAACCAGCATAGGAAGGGTAAGGTAGTGCCTTACTATCTCCCACTTTGTATAGCCGGTAGCACGGAGCGTACCTATAACGCCTGCTTCCTTTGCAATGGTGTTTGACGTGGTTATCGCAAAGATGAATGCGATGATCACCACGATTATATAAAGGAACATCTGTACAAAGACTGTATCGCCCTTAATATCATCGCCCGTGAAGATTATCGCCTGATTTGCATATTCGGGAATGTAGCCGGTGACCGCATTCATATATTTCGGGGCTTCCTCGGACAGCTTTTCAAGGAAGTCCTCCGACAGCTTCTTTGCCTCAGTATTATCGGCGGGACGCTCGGCATATTTCCACGAATAGACATAATGCAGCTTATCCTCCGGATATGTACCGAATGTATCTGCTGTCACTATCGCAACACCGAATTTTATCGAATCGAACATCATATCCGATGGGCTTGAAAACAGTGCGCTGTAGTCCGACAGTGCGACAAGTCCGCATATCCTGTATTCTTTGCCGTGAAGGGTCAGCTTGTCACCGACTTTAAGGCTGTTGTTGTCAGCATACATTCTGTCGATGGCAATTTCGCTGTCGCTTGACGGGAATTCGCCGTCCATAAGGCATTCAAGGTTTATATCGGTACGCTTTTTGAATATACGCAGTGTGCTGTCAACTTCCTTTGTCGGAAATTCAACATAGAAGTTTTCGTATATCTTCGCATCAAACCTGTCGCTGTCCTCAACAGCCTTTATAAGCTCATCATCGGCCTTTGCATAAAGCTCGAAATTACCGTCCTCTATATTGTACTTTTCAAAGCTCTCATCATAAGCCGTTGCCATACTTCCGCCCGCAACACTCCAGCCCGAAACCAGGGATACGGCAAGCGCCATGAATAAAAAGATTACAATATATTTGCCAAGCTCGTTTTTGAATTCGCTCGGCAGACGTTTAACAAGAGGATTTCTCATCGTTATCCTCCTTACCAGTCAAGATCTTCTGCGGCGATCTTGTTTTCATTGAGATAATTCTTTCTTATCATGCCGTCACGCAGCTTTATTACCCTGTCCGCCATATTTTTGATAGCGTCATTGTGGGTAACCATCACGACCGTATTGCCGAACTTCTTGTTTACATCGCTTATCAGCTTGAGTATATCCTTTGAGGTTTTGTAGTCAAGTGCACCGGTAGGCTCGTCGCAAAGCAGAATATCCGGATTTTTGATTATCGCTCTGCCTATTGCCGTTCTCTGCTGCTGACCGCCCGAAAGCTGATTCGGCAATTTGTGACGATGCTCGTAAAGACCGAGCGTTTTCAGTATTTCATCCGTGTCAAGCGGATTGTCGCTCAGATATGCGCCTATTTCAACATTCTCCTTGATGTTGAGGTTGGGTATGAGATTGTACTGCTGGAAGATATATCCGAGGTGCTTTCTGCGATACAGCGTCAGCCTTTTCTCGTTCATATCTGCGGTCTTTTCTCCGTTTATGGCAATATATCCGCTGTCGGCACTGTCGATACCTCCTATGATATTCAGAAGGGTGGACTTGCCCGAGCCGGACGGACCGAGCAGTACGCATATCTCTCCTTTTTCGATTTCGGCATCAATTCCGTTCAGCACTTCAACACGGCTGTCGCCCTCACCGAAGTGCTTTCTTATCTCTTTGACAGTAAGAAACATTTCACATTTTTCCTTTCATATTGCTCCGTTCACACAGATTGTACAACACTGCTTAATTAGTAATAGCTAACCGTATTATATATCACTAACTTAATTAGCTATGACTAACTCAAGCACATCACAACCGTGTTTCTCACGAATATCTCCAAAAAATATTTTATCATAATAAAACCGTGTAGTCAACAAGTCGGATGCTTAAATATTAACGATTTTCAGTTTTCATTTACTTGCGTTTTTGGGTATATAGTAGAAAAACGGTTGTGTAAACGTTTTAATCTTTTATGCGGGAATATGATAAACGGACATTTTTAATTCTCGCTGTTTAAGTCTGCTATAAATATACACTCTGCAGCGGCTGTAAAGTCGGGAGGTGTTTTTTATTTGAAAACCGCTTGCTTTTGTGCTATACTTTATATCACCTTGTTTTTGGTTTATAAAGAAAGGAAAAGATATGACCTACGTTATGAGCGACCTGCACGGTATGTATGATAGATTCATCGCAATGCTGGAAAAGATTGATTTCTCAGACAGCGATGAACTGTTTATTATAGGTGATATAATCGACCGTGGGGAACGCCCTGTCGATATACTGGAATATGTTATGGACAAGCCGAACATCACTGTGCTTCTCGGAAATCACGAGGTGATGGCAAGGGACTTCCTGCGTAGGTTGACCGCTGAAATTACCGATGAAAATACAGCTTCTTTTGATAATGATTTTCTGGTTGAACTTGCTATATATAAACATAACGGCGGCATTCCGACTATAAACCGGCTCATTGCATTGCCGCCGGACAAGCAACAGCGTGTACTTGATTTCATCGATAGCCTTTATGCTTATGAAGCGATAGATATAGGAGTTAGTACATTTGTTCTTGTACACGCAGGGCTTGGAAATTTCCGAAAAGACAAGAAGATATCCGAGTACTCTCTTTACGAACTGCTTGAACTGCGTCCCGACTATGAACGGCAATATTTTGACGATGACAGCGTTTACATCGTTTCGGGACATACACCTACAAAGTTGATAAGCGGCAAGTGGGAAATATATCACTCTCACAATAATATAGTGATCGACTGCGGAGCGGCTTTTGGCGGAAGGCTTGCGTGTCTCAGACTTGAAGATATGGCTGAATTCTATGTGTGATAGTATTATCGGCATCGAAACAGCCGCTTGATATAAAAGCGGATAAGTGATATAATGATATTATCAAACAGCCCTTACGGACGGAAAAGAGGAAAAGATGAAAATAGCGGTAACTTATGAGAACGGACAGATTTTTCAGCATTTCGGTCATACGGAAATGTTCAAGGTGTACGAGGTCGAGGATAACAGCGTCAAAAACGAAAGCATTATCCCAACGCTTGGCAGCGGACACGGAGCGCTTGCAGGCTTCCTTAAGCTGAACAATGTCGATACGCTTATCTGCGGAGGCATAGGCGAGGGAGCAAAGAATGCGCTTGCCGATGCAGGAATCAAGCTGTACGGCGGTGTTACAGGCGATGCGGACAGTGCGGTAAAGGCTCTGCTTTCGGGAACGCTTGAGTTTAACCCGGCGGTGCATTGCTCACACCATGACGACGGTCATAATCACGGCGAGGGCCACACCTGCGGTGAGCACGGCTGCAAGCATTGAGCAAAACCATAATCGTATAAGTAAAACCGCTGTCCGTTTATAAGCGAACAGCGGTTTTCTGTATCTTGCGGTATAATTACTGATACATTATATCGTCCTTGTTGAATTTCTGCGTATATCCGAAATAGTAGCCGAGATGCGTTGCTACCGGTATACCTGCGTAGCACAGCATATAGATGAACGGCACGAATATATCCATAGAATCAATTGTGTTTTCGGGAACTATCATCAGCGACAGGGGATAGACAAGGCCGTCTATTATCCTGTGTACGAATGTCATATCGAAATACCATCCGCACAGCTTGTCAAGAAGCAGGAGCAGTGACGGTACGAACATTATCGCCATAAGGATTATGCCGATAAGCACCCATTTGCTTTCCTTGGGCGGCTCTGCCTTGTGAAGTCTGACATATTTCTGCTCTCTGTCGCCGTCACGGTATCCTGCCGTGAACATCAGCGAATAGAATATAATAAGCGTAAATATAAATACTATCACCTTGAAAAACTCAAAATTCATAAACGGTGCTGTCGAAACAGTAACGATAGTGCAGAGAAGATTTCCGAACACCATAAATAAAAGTCCCGATAAAAGCAGTTTGAAAAACGGTTGTCTGCCTGATTTACTGTAATAGTCCATAGTTATTCTCCTTGCACGGTCGAGCTGCCGACCTCTGTATCATTTACCTTGTTGCCTGTCAGAATGTTCTTAAGCACTTCTTTTGCACGCTTTTGATATTCTTCCGATTTTGAGTAGCTTACCATACCCGGTTCTTCACGTCTTACTGAGAACGCAAGCGTATCAGGACAGGAATTTTCCCACTTTGCGTCATACACAAATCCCGTATCTTTAAGATCTATCCTGAGCTTGCCGTTATATTCGGGCATTTTGAGAGCCTTGCCTATATCGCTGAACATATTTTCATACGTCAGTGCTATCGTATTCTCATCGGGGTCGTAGTCCTCCGTTGACGTTTCGCCTGTAAGCAGATCGGCATCGCATATATACAGCTCAGCAACGCCACGCTCTATTTCGCCGTAGAATTTGGCTGTGTTTGACTGGACATACTGCATATTGCCGGACTTTGTGAGATCTATGCTGTAAACCGCAACGTGAACATATCCGTTGCCGTCAAAGTCGGGACAGTATTTTTCAAGCGCAAGCTCAATATCGTTGACCTTCTGATAAAGGCCCGGAGCTTTTGACGTATCCGATACCGCAAGTATAACGGTCAGATCGGGCTGTTCACGGGTGACCGCCTGATATACAAGGAAAAATCCTACAGCCGCAAAAAATGCGCCTGCCGCAACAAACCATTTATTGCGGAAGAAAAAGTTGTCGATTTTCTTGGCAACAGTCTGCTTTTCGGGCTGTTCGTGAACATCCTGCTCTATAACTTCGCTCTCGCTGATAATTCCTTGCTTCAGCTTGAGAAGCTCTCTTTTTTCATCACTTTCTTTTGACATCGGGAACCCTTCCTGAATTTCGTTTTCTGAAGTTCATCATATTTTTAGTTCTGCTTGTAATATACGCCGTCATACAGATTCTTTACAAACTGCATGGCATTGCGTTCGCTTTCATCGTCCGTACAGCGTACCGCAACATAGATTTCCGTTGAGTAGATCTGCATCCTTTTGCCGTATGCCGTGTTTTTTAGATTTATAAGATAACCGCTCTCGCCGGTTATTTCGGACAGATCGCTGAATATCGGCTGTCCGTAGGCGTTTTTGAAGCTGTTATAAGTGTCCTTAAGCTCGCTCTCCTTGCCGATAAATACCTGACATTTACCGTTTTTTATCTGGTCGAAAAGATCCACGTCACCGAGATATTGATCCGGTACAGCCTGATCTATGGTTACGTTATGCTCGCCGTTGTTATCAAAGTCCGGAGTATAAGCCGACATTCCTTCTTCAAATCCCGTGCGGATGGACATAGCGTAATTTCCGAGGCTGTAAATTGTAATATCCGGCTTTTTCTTTACAAAGAACTCCGCATAGATAACTGCTGCGAGTGCTATCAGCAAAATACCGACAACTATCATAACCTTATGGTACCAAAGAAAGTTCTTGGTTTTTTCTCCCGGAGTCTGCGCCATTCGCACATCATAGCCGGTTTCTTTTATATTGCTGTCCTTTTCGTCAACAAGCCCCTGCTTCAGCTTGAGAAGCTCTCTGCGGTCCTTGTCGCCGTTATCGTAATTTTCTGCCATCCGTATGCCTCCGTAACCGACCGTGTGAAACTGATTGATTGTATAATTAAAATGTGAATATAATATGAACGTTACCGTAAACGCCGCATTTATTCAGTATAGCACATTAAAGACGATTTTTCAAGAACAGCCGGCCAGAAAGTAATAGCCTGTTATTCCGAATAAATATGCCCCATTTCTTGAAAATTTTGAATTAAAGGTTGACAATCGGAATTATATTTAGTATAATGTAAACGATTTTTTAATGGTAATTATTTTGGCAGATTTTGCGAAAGGATATAAAGATGAAAAAATTAACGGCAATATTTATGAGTGCTGTTATGTGCTTTTTGTTTGCAGGCTGCAGCAATGAAACGGCACAGAGCAGTGACGGACAGGCATCTTCAGACAGCGTAAGTTCAGCAGTGGTTGAAGTCCCTAAGCCCGACGGCTTCAAGGTTGACGGAACAAAGCTGATAGACGGTTACGGCGAAGAATTTGTAATGCGTGGAGTAAACCATGCTTATACCTGGTTTAAGAGCGATACAGACACTGCGCTTGAGGGTATAGAATATATCGGCTCAAATACGGTTCGTCTTGTACTTTCCGACGGCGATCAGTGGGATAAGGTCTCAAGAGCCGAGCTTAAGAGCCTTATCAGGAAATGCAAGAAGAAAAACCTTATAGCCGTACTTGAAATACATGACGGCGCAGGTAAGGATGAGGTTTCCTATCTTGAACACGCAGTGGATTACTGGATAGAAATGAAGGATCTGCTCAATGAGAACAAGGCTTATGCTATCGTCAATATAGCTAACGAGTGGTACGGAACATATAACGATCTTGAAACGTGGCGTGACGCTTATATCAATGCCGTAAAGAAACTGCGTGACGCAGGAATAGAGAATACACTGATAGTCGACAGTGCAGGCTGGGGACAGTGTGCAGACAGCGTTCTCAAATACGGAAACGAAATATTGAAGGCCGACAAGGACGCAAACACGATGTTTGCGGTACATATGTACGGCACGGCAGGCAAGAATGAAGAAACTGTAAAGAACACGATAGATACAGCTATAAAGAACAATCTCTGCCTGCTTATCGGCGAGTTCGGCTGGAAGCATTCAGACGGTAATGTGGCTTATGATACTATCATGCAGTATTCGACAGAGAAGAATATCGGATACCTTGCATGGTCGTGGAAGGGCAACGGCGATGATGTAAGCTATCTTGACGTTTCTCGTGACTGGGCAGGTGTAGATCTCACTACCGAGTGGGGCAAGCCGCTCGTTGAAGGCGAGTACGGCATAAAGAAAACATCAAAGACCTGTTCCGTTTATACAAAATACGCTTCGGATGATACAAGCAGTGACGATGAAGCCGCAGAATAATATCACGGTATAAAACGGTTATATAAAATATACGCAGAAAAATTATTCGCAGAGCAGATTTAAAAGCCCTGCGAATTCTTTTTACGGCAGCTTTTCAGGAGAATCATAAGGAGAAAATATGACCCACACTGTAACAGTCGGCGACAGAAAAATAACCTATGAGCTTACACGGAAAAAGGTAAAGAATATAAACCTCAGGATAAAGCCCGACGGCACAGTTCACGTTTCGGCGTCAACCGCTGTTACAATAGCTGTGATTGAACGTTTTATAAGGGGAAGATCCGATTTTATACTCGGCGCAATAGATAAATTCAATGC
This window of the [Eubacterium] siraeum genome carries:
- a CDS encoding fructose-bisphosphatase class III, giving the protein MTYVMSDLHGMYDRFIAMLEKIDFSDSDELFIIGDIIDRGERPVDILEYVMDKPNITVLLGNHEVMARDFLRRLTAEITDENTASFDNDFLVELAIYKHNGGIPTINRLIALPPDKQQRVLDFIDSLYAYEAIDIGVSTFVLVHAGLGNFRKDKKISEYSLYELLELRPDYERQYFDDDSVYIVSGHTPTKLISGKWEIYHSHNNIVIDCGAAFGGRLACLRLEDMAEFYV
- a CDS encoding FtsX-like permease family protein, yielding MRNPLVKRLPSEFKNELGKYIVIFLFMALAVSLVSGWSVAGGSMATAYDESFEKYNIEDGNFELYAKADDELIKAVEDSDRFDAKIYENFYVEFPTKEVDSTLRIFKKRTDINLECLMDGEFPSSDSEIAIDRMYADNNSLKVGDKLTLHGKEYRICGLVALSDYSALFSSPSDMMFDSIKFGVAIVTADTFGTYPEDKLHYVYSWKYAERPADNTEAKKLSEDFLEKLSEEAPKYMNAVTGYIPEYANQAIIFTGDDIKGDTVFVQMFLYIIVVIIAFIFAITTSNTIAKEAGVIGTLRATGYTKWEIVRHYLTLPMLVVFAGAVVGNILGYTVLKDYAASAYYGSYSLPTYVTLWNPQAFINTTVIPIIIVFIIDLLMLTRKLSLSPLQFIRHDLSRRKKKKAFRLNTRIGIMKRFRLRVLFQNMPNYIMMVIGALLGNVLVMFGLVLGPVLDNYQQEITSNLLADHQYLLKAQVETENKDAEKFSATTLKTIEGALKSEEITVYGIAKNSRYVDLPLSDNEVYISNAYSEKHGIKAGDEITLREQFGSKEYKFRVGGVYYYPSTLTVFMDKDAFNEKFDCDKDYFTGYFSKSEISDIDDLYIATEITVDDLTKVSRQLTRSMGNMMNIFVFFGVIMYVLIIYLLSKIIIEKNAQSISMTKILGYRNSEINGIYIATTAIVTAVTLLVTIPLSDYLLGQLFVFFMRDYPGWLPYRSFVPVYVKTALIGIGSFAVIALALTRKIKKVPLADALKNVDE
- a CDS encoding NifB/NifX family molybdenum-iron cluster-binding protein produces the protein MKIAVTYENGQIFQHFGHTEMFKVYEVEDNSVKNESIIPTLGSGHGALAGFLKLNNVDTLICGGIGEGAKNALADAGIKLYGGVTGDADSAVKALLSGTLEFNPAVHCSHHDDGHNHGEGHTCGEHGCKH
- a CDS encoding ABC transporter ATP-binding protein, which codes for MFLTVKEIRKHFGEGDSRVEVLNGIDAEIEKGEICVLLGPSGSGKSTLLNIIGGIDSADSGYIAINGEKTADMNEKRLTLYRRKHLGYIFQQYNLIPNLNIKENVEIGAYLSDNPLDTDEILKTLGLYEHRHKLPNQLSGGQQQRTAIGRAIIKNPDILLCDEPTGALDYKTSKDILKLISDVNKKFGNTVVMVTHNDAIKNMADRVIKLRDGMIRKNYLNENKIAAEDLDW
- a CDS encoding UDP-N-acetylmuramoyl-tripeptide--D-alanyl-D-alanine ligase; translated protein: MDILRLIAVAVLGMALGASCGLNFIHYMHMFQLNSYHADEQFKWIGKNIKDVIMRHVFTIGAILTFIICGETNASTCFIAAAFLFLGIVFSAPKKAKKKLVFTPRVMRMTVTSVILYVLLILLVFLTLGMGYASLAITMCVQILTLVMAMLANLINKPIELMINRHYINDAKRIINGLPDLTVVGLTGSYGKTSTKFYLEKLLGAKYNVLMTPESYNTTMGVVKVVRGQLNATHEIFLCEMGAKNVGEIKEICDIVKPKHGIITSIGPQHLETFKSIDNIIKTKFELADSLPDKDGIIFLNYDNEYIAKHECNKNKVTYSLGGGTDYYADNISVSENGTQFTVHNGNEEKQFATKLIGSHNVQNIVGAIAVANTLGVPFADLVMPVKRLECVPHRLQIIKGTNKTIIDDAFNSNPTGAKAALDTLAVFDGFKILVSPGMVELGEKEYELNKRFGEQAAEICDFVIAVGERQAVPIVDGLKAKGYPEEKTYVAKNLNEALAKVENIKTGGEKKIVLLENDLPDNY
- a CDS encoding alpha/beta hydrolase, which translates into the protein MFIDINDLRINYIDEGEDNGRGIILLLHGWGSNITLFKNIVDMLSSHMRVVAPDMAGFGESDEPKKPWCVDDYVDFIGTFCKKLGIVPTVVLGHSFGGRVIIKAVTREKPVLTPEKIILTDSAGIKPKQSVSSKIKTRTYKMGKAVMSTAPMKKLFPDAVENMRNKRGSADYLAASPVMRATLVKVVNEDLTYLLPEIKQSTLLIWGDKDDATPLSDGVKMSELIKDSGLVTIEGAGHYAFLEGWYTFSRVLASFLDIK
- a CDS encoding glycoside hydrolase family 5 protein, whose product is MKKLTAIFMSAVMCFLFAGCSNETAQSSDGQASSDSVSSAVVEVPKPDGFKVDGTKLIDGYGEEFVMRGVNHAYTWFKSDTDTALEGIEYIGSNTVRLVLSDGDQWDKVSRAELKSLIRKCKKKNLIAVLEIHDGAGKDEVSYLEHAVDYWIEMKDLLNENKAYAIVNIANEWYGTYNDLETWRDAYINAVKKLRDAGIENTLIVDSAGWGQCADSVLKYGNEILKADKDANTMFAVHMYGTAGKNEETVKNTIDTAIKNNLCLLIGEFGWKHSDGNVAYDTIMQYSTEKNIGYLAWSWKGNGDDVSYLDVSRDWAGVDLTTEWGKPLVEGEYGIKKTSKTCSVYTKYASDDTSSDDEAAE